The following is a genomic window from Halobacterium sp. R2-5.
AGCGACCTCTACGTCGTCGCCGACCCCGACAACCCGGTCTTCGAGCGCATCACGGCCGGTGCCGTCGAGTACTCCGGGAAGAAGGACAAGCTCGCGGTCGACTTCGAGGAGCGCCCCGCCGAGGAAGTCATCGCGGACGGCGACGCCGAGGCCGCGGCCGACGCCGTCGACGCGAAAAACGACTTCCTCCTCGAAGCGACCGGCCGGGACGCGAAGTCCCGCCGCGACTCGATGAAGCGCGCCGTCGAGGACGACCCGGACGCGCCCGACGACGTCGCGTAAAACGACCGCGTTTCTTCCGGGAAGCGACGACCGACTAGTGGCGGTTGAGTTTCGAGCGGCTGATGGCGATGCCGTTCGGCACGACGATGAGCTGGTCGTCGCCCTTCTGGACGATGTCGCCGCCGACCTCCTGGGCGACCTGTCGGAGCTCGTCGACGACGTGCTCGACCGTGCGGTCCTCCGTGCGGAGCCGCGTGATGTCCGCGATGACCATGTCGCCGTCGTAGACGGCGTCCTTGATGGCGATGACGTCCTCCTGGCCGTCGATTTCGGCGATGTAGACGGTGACGCTCGCCTCGCTACCCTCGGTGTCGAAGTCGTCGATGTCCAGTTCGACGTAATCCTCGGTGGAACCCCCGGCTCCGCCGAGAATCTTGTCCATGAAGCCCATGGGCGTGAGAGGGGGTCGCCGCGTGCATAGTTCTTGCGTCAGACGCGCAGCTAGTCGGCGGTCGCGAACGGCTCGACCTCTTCGGCCCACGCCTCGTAGCCGCCGTCCATGCTCGCGACCGCGTCGGCGTTCCCGTACTCCTCGACGAGCCGCGCCGCCTGCACGGACGTCTCGCCGACGTAACAGTAGACGACGACCTCGTCGTCCCAGTCGCGCTCGGCGACCACGTCCTCCAGTTCCTCGACGGGGAGGTGTTCGGCGCCCGGCAGGTGGCCGTCCTCGTAGGCGTCGCCCTCGCGGATGTCCACGAGGTCGAAGTCGTCGTCGCCGGACTCGAGGCGCTCGCGGACCGCCTCGGGGGCGACGGTGTCGACGTCCCGGCTCATTGCTTCTCGAGGTAGATGCGGTAGACGCCGTCGCCGCTGCGCCAGACGCGGGCGTCGGCGTCGTCGCCGACGGCCCGCGGGACGTTCTCCGTGCACGGGACGTGGTCGGTCTCCTGGACGAGGAGGTCGCCCGCGGACAGCGACTGGAGGCCCTTCTTCGCCTCGACCTGCGGGTACGGGCAGACCTCGCCCATCATGTCCTGCACTTCGTCGGCTTCCTCGAGCAGGGACTCGGCTCTCTCGTCGGACAGTTCCGCTGGTGCGTCGGTGACGTCGTCGATGGATGGCATTGGTGTTGTAGTGGTGGTGTGGTTGGCGGGCGGTTCAGATGGCGCAGCCGACGTCTCGGTAGATCCAATGAGTCATCACGTAGACGCCGAGCACGATGCCGACGGCCGCGACGAAGGAGTGCACCGAGAGCTCGGCGATGCCGGAGTAGATGTTCCCGATGTTGCAGCCGGGGGCGAGCCGGGAGCCCGCGCCCATCAGGAAGCCGCCGACGACCGCGTTCGGGAGGCGGCGGCGCTTCGGCACGCGGACCGAGAAGTCACCGCTCCACGCGGCCGCGAGCCCGGCGCCGACGATGACGAACCCGATCATCACCATGTCGGTGGTGACGCCGACGCCGGCGCCGCGGAAGAGGACGGCCCCCCAGTACTCGAAGCTCCCGGCGTCGACGCCGACCTGCGAGAGCAGGTAGCCCGTCCAGCGGGCTTCCGGCCCGGTGACGCCGACGATGGACACCTGCGTGAACCAGAGGACGGCGACGGCGGTGATGCCGAGCGCGGCGGTCCGCGGGTCCCACGGCCGCTTGCTGGACGCGAGCGGCGTGCGCCACGCGTCGGCGAGACCGCGGAAGTACTGACTAGTGCCGCGGGCGAACTGGCGGGCGCCGACGACCGGCGCGAGCAGCACCGACGGCTGGACGGACGCGACGGTCGCGCGCTCCTCGGGGTCGCCCTTCTTCGCCGCGCTGCGGCCGACGAGCGTGGCGTACACGACGGTGACGCCGGCGGCGACGAGCAGCGCGAGCAGCCCCGCGGGAATCGGCGAGACGGCGAACAGGCTGACGCCCTCGCCGAACTGCAGCGGCCCGAAGTACGTGCTCTGCAGCGTCGGGAACGCGACGGTGAACGCCGCGTAGCCGACGCCCATGAACGCGAGCGTCAGCCAGAACTGGAGGTAGCCCTCGCCGGCGCGGTACAGCGTGCCGCTCGCGCAGCCGCCGGCGTACGTCATGCCGATGCCGAACACGAACCCGCCGACGAGGCCGGTGAGCCCCCACGCGGGCGTCCAGAACCCCTGGTAGTAGCCCAGTTGGTACGCGATGCCCCAGAACACCATCGTGAGGAGTGTCGCCGCGAGCACTCCCTTCGTCACCCGGGAGTCCTTGTACGCGAAGAAGTCCCGGAAGGCGTTCACGAAGCAGAACCGGCCCTTCTGGAGGAAGACGCCGAGGCCGATTCCGACGACCGCTGCCACGAGCAGACTGTTCACGGTGTCTCACGTACACGCGTTCGCCTCAGTTAACCCGCTCCGAAGAGGGGAGGACTGCCCGAGCACTGGACGCGAGGAAACACCGAAGAGAACCACTGAAACGCGACTCAGTCGGCGATTCCCGGATCATTCCGGCTGTCGCGGCGACTCGGATATCGGCAAGACCTGCGTCGTCGGTGCGACCGCGGGAGTTCCGGAGGGTGGGACTTACCTCGGCACGGCCACTCCTCGCGGACGTGACCTTCAGCATCTGCGTCCGCGAACCGTACGAGGACGGCGACCAGCAGTACCGCTTCGGCATCGCCGTCACCACGCGGCTGCCCGGCGTGGGCGTGCCGTGTCCCCACGTCAACGAGCACGGCGCCGTCGCCACACAGAGCGTCACGAACGAGCGCCTCGGCTCGAAGGGCGTCGAGTACCTCGCCGACGGCCTCGCCGTCGAGGACGCCCTACAGGGCCTGCTGAACGCCGACGACGGCAGCCCCACGCGACAGCTCCACGGCGTCTCCCGGAAGGGGGAGTTCGCGTTCTCCGGCGACGAGTGCAACGGTTGGTTCGGGCACACGAGCGGCGAGAACTACACCGTCGCGGGGAACCTGCTCGCGGGGGAGGCGGTCGTCGAGCGCACCGCCGAGAAGTACGAGGCCCTCGCGTTCGGCGACGAACCGCTCGCGAAGCGCCTCGTGGACGCGCTCGGCGCGGGGCAGGCCGCGGGCGGCGACAAGCGCGAGG
Proteins encoded in this region:
- the sepF gene encoding cell division protein SepF; translation: MGFMDKILGGAGGSTEDYVELDIDDFDTEGSEASVTVYIAEIDGQEDVIAIKDAVYDGDMVIADITRLRTEDRTVEHVVDELRQVAQEVGGDIVQKGDDQLIVVPNGIAISRSKLNRH
- a CDS encoding YeeE/YedE family protein, translating into MLVAAVVGIGLGVFLQKGRFCFVNAFRDFFAYKDSRVTKGVLAATLLTMVFWGIAYQLGYYQGFWTPAWGLTGLVGGFVFGIGMTYAGGCASGTLYRAGEGYLQFWLTLAFMGVGYAAFTVAFPTLQSTYFGPLQFGEGVSLFAVSPIPAGLLALLVAAGVTVVYATLVGRSAAKKGDPEERATVASVQPSVLLAPVVGARQFARGTSQYFRGLADAWRTPLASSKRPWDPRTAALGITAVAVLWFTQVSIVGVTGPEARWTGYLLSQVGVDAGSFEYWGAVLFRGAGVGVTTDMVMIGFVIVGAGLAAAWSGDFSVRVPKRRRLPNAVVGGFLMGAGSRLAPGCNIGNIYSGIAELSVHSFVAAVGIVLGVYVMTHWIYRDVGCAI
- a CDS encoding sulfurtransferase TusA family protein: MPSIDDVTDAPAELSDERAESLLEEADEVQDMMGEVCPYPQVEAKKGLQSLSAGDLLVQETDHVPCTENVPRAVGDDADARVWRSGDGVYRIYLEKQ
- a CDS encoding DUF5611 family protein; this translates as MKEYKMRRGEYLEERMPDLEAEIEDYFGEVSGTEEYKGSDLYVVADPDNPVFERITAGAVEYSGKKDKLAVDFEERPAEEVIADGDAEAAADAVDAKNDFLLEATGRDAKSRRDSMKRAVEDDPDAPDDVA
- a CDS encoding DUF1028 domain-containing protein, which translates into the protein MTFSICVREPYEDGDQQYRFGIAVTTRLPGVGVPCPHVNEHGAVATQSVTNERLGSKGVEYLADGLAVEDALQGLLNADDGSPTRQLHGVSRKGEFAFSGDECNGWFGHTSGENYTVAGNLLAGEAVVERTAEKYEALAFGDEPLAKRLVDALGAGQAAGGDKREELTVQSAAVSVVDTGVDDQPYYADLRVDATEDPIVDLRETYRLAKQGYEDALERYESDDGEEEA
- a CDS encoding rhodanese-like domain-containing protein, whose protein sequence is MSRDVDTVAPEAVRERLESGDDDFDLVDIREGDAYEDGHLPGAEHLPVEELEDVVAERDWDDEVVVYCYVGETSVQAARLVEEYGNADAVASMDGGYEAWAEEVEPFATAD